In Sutterella faecalis, a genomic segment contains:
- the lepA gene encoding translation elongation factor 4: MQNIRNFSIIAHIDHGKSTLADRLIQRCGGLSDREMSEQVLDSMDLEKERGITIKAQTAALRYKAKDGKVYELNLIDTPGHVDFSYEVSRSLSACEGALLVVDATQGVEAQTVANCYTAIDLGVSVIPVLNKMDLASADPIAAAEEIEDVIGIDATDAIPCSAKTGLGVDEILERVVRDVPAPKGDPEAPLQALIIDSWFDNYVGVVMLVRVVNGTIRPKDKIQLMATGATHLVEQVGVFTPKSKLRDSLSAGEVGFVIAGIKELKHARVGDTVTLAQKPAETPLPGFKAVKPQVFAGLFPVESNQYDALRDALTKLQLNDAALRFEPESSQALGFGFRAGFLGLLHMDIVQERLEREYNMDLITTAPSVVYEVLLTDGEVIQVENPSKLPPVDKIEEIREPIDSVTIFVPNEFVGAVMKLCQEKRGIQTNLAYHGRQVHLTYDLPLAEIVLDFFDRMKSLTRGYASMDYEFKEYRAADVVRVDILINGDKVDPLSAIMHRSNAVPRGRELVQRLRSLIPRQMYEVSIQAAIGANIIARENVKALRKNVLAKCYGGDITRKRKLLEKQKAGKKRMKQVGSVEIPQEAFLAILQTEEK; encoded by the coding sequence ATGCAGAACATTCGCAACTTTTCGATCATCGCCCATATCGACCATGGCAAGTCAACGCTTGCCGACCGCCTGATTCAGCGCTGCGGCGGCCTCTCCGACCGTGAAATGAGCGAGCAGGTGCTCGACAGCATGGATCTCGAGAAGGAGCGCGGCATCACGATCAAGGCCCAGACGGCTGCGCTTCGCTACAAGGCGAAGGACGGCAAGGTCTATGAGCTCAACCTCATCGACACCCCGGGGCACGTTGACTTTTCCTACGAAGTGAGCCGCTCGCTCTCTGCGTGCGAAGGCGCGCTTCTCGTCGTTGATGCGACGCAGGGCGTTGAGGCGCAGACGGTAGCCAACTGCTACACCGCGATCGATCTCGGCGTTTCCGTGATTCCGGTTCTCAACAAGATGGACCTCGCGAGCGCCGATCCGATTGCCGCCGCCGAGGAAATCGAGGACGTGATCGGCATTGATGCGACGGATGCGATTCCCTGTTCTGCGAAGACGGGTCTGGGCGTCGACGAGATTCTCGAGCGCGTCGTGCGCGACGTTCCCGCGCCCAAGGGCGACCCTGAGGCGCCGCTCCAGGCCCTCATCATCGACTCCTGGTTCGACAACTACGTGGGCGTCGTGATGCTCGTTCGCGTCGTGAACGGCACGATCCGGCCGAAGGACAAGATTCAGCTGATGGCGACGGGCGCAACGCACCTTGTCGAACAGGTGGGCGTCTTTACCCCGAAGAGCAAGCTTCGTGATTCGCTCTCCGCGGGCGAAGTGGGCTTCGTGATTGCCGGCATCAAGGAACTCAAGCACGCGCGCGTGGGCGATACGGTTACCCTCGCTCAGAAGCCTGCCGAAACGCCGCTTCCGGGCTTCAAGGCCGTGAAGCCCCAGGTCTTCGCGGGTCTCTTCCCGGTGGAATCGAATCAGTACGATGCGCTTCGCGACGCGCTCACGAAGCTGCAGCTGAACGACGCGGCGCTGCGCTTTGAGCCCGAGAGCTCTCAGGCGCTCGGCTTCGGCTTCCGCGCAGGGTTCCTGGGGCTCCTTCACATGGATATCGTCCAGGAGCGTCTCGAGCGCGAATACAACATGGACCTCATCACGACGGCGCCTTCCGTCGTCTATGAGGTGCTTCTTACCGACGGCGAAGTGATTCAGGTTGAAAATCCTTCAAAGCTCCCGCCCGTCGACAAGATCGAGGAAATCCGCGAGCCCATCGATTCGGTCACGATCTTCGTGCCCAACGAGTTCGTGGGTGCGGTCATGAAGCTTTGCCAGGAAAAGCGCGGCATTCAGACGAACCTTGCCTACCACGGCCGTCAGGTGCACCTTACCTATGATCTTCCGCTTGCGGAAATTGTTCTTGACTTTTTCGACCGCATGAAGTCCCTGACGCGCGGCTATGCTTCGATGGACTATGAGTTCAAGGAGTACCGTGCGGCGGACGTTGTTCGCGTCGACATTCTCATCAACGGCGACAAGGTGGATCCGCTCTCGGCGATCATGCATCGCTCCAATGCGGTTCCCCGCGGACGCGAGCTCGTGCAGCGCCTGAGGTCTCTCATTCCTCGCCAGATGTATGAAGTCTCCATTCAGGCGGCCATCGGGGCCAACATCATTGCCCGCGAGAATGTGAAGGCGCTCAGAAAGAACGTGCTCGCGAAGTGCTACGGCGGCGACATCACCCGCAAGCGCAAGCTCCTTGAAAAGCAGAAGGCCGGCAAGAAGCGCATGAAGCAGGTAGGCAGCGTGGAGATCCCGCAGGAAGCCTTCCTCGCGATTCTCCAGACGGAAGAAAAGTAA
- the fabF gene encoding beta-ketoacyl-ACP synthase II, producing the protein MMNRRVVVTGLGMVSPLGADLATSWKNALEGKSGIGRITAFDPSEFGCQIAGEVKDFDAAKYLGVKEVRRFDRFVHFGVAAGLMALEDSGLEITEENAPMTGVAIGAGIGGLPSICANNDAMVSRGPRRISPFMIPGCIINMVSGQLAIMKGLKGPNIAHVTACSTGLHAIGEAMYIIARGDADVMIAGGAEATVCKLGIGGFDAMHALSRRNDEPEKASRPFDVDRDGFVMGEGSGVLVLEELEHAKARGAKIYAEVVGYGLSGDAHHITTPATDGPVRCMRMALRHAGMNPEDIDYLNAHGTSTSVGDANEVKAIREVFGDHAKKLVVNSTKSMTGHLLGGAGGIESVFSVMAVAEQVSPPTINLDKVDPECEGIDFCANQARKMTIRAAMKNSFGFGGTNSTVIYKRYEA; encoded by the coding sequence ATGATGAATCGCCGCGTAGTCGTGACCGGCCTCGGCATGGTCTCCCCCCTTGGCGCGGATCTCGCGACAAGCTGGAAGAATGCGCTTGAGGGCAAGAGCGGCATCGGCCGCATCACCGCCTTTGATCCTTCTGAATTCGGCTGCCAGATTGCAGGCGAGGTGAAGGATTTCGACGCCGCGAAGTATCTTGGCGTCAAGGAAGTCCGCCGCTTCGACCGCTTCGTGCATTTCGGCGTTGCCGCCGGCCTGATGGCGCTTGAGGACTCCGGCCTTGAGATCACCGAGGAAAACGCTCCGATGACGGGCGTTGCAATCGGTGCGGGCATCGGCGGTCTTCCCTCCATCTGCGCCAACAACGACGCGATGGTGAGCCGCGGCCCCCGCCGCATTTCTCCCTTCATGATCCCGGGCTGCATCATCAACATGGTCTCGGGTCAGCTTGCCATCATGAAGGGCCTGAAGGGCCCCAACATTGCGCACGTCACGGCCTGCTCGACGGGCCTTCACGCCATCGGCGAGGCGATGTACATCATCGCCCGCGGAGATGCGGACGTGATGATTGCGGGCGGCGCTGAGGCGACGGTCTGCAAGCTGGGCATCGGCGGCTTTGATGCCATGCATGCGCTCTCGCGCCGCAACGATGAGCCTGAGAAGGCCTCCCGCCCCTTTGACGTTGATCGCGACGGCTTCGTGATGGGCGAGGGTTCCGGCGTTCTCGTTCTCGAGGAGCTCGAGCACGCCAAGGCTCGCGGCGCAAAGATTTATGCCGAAGTTGTGGGCTACGGTCTCTCGGGCGACGCGCACCACATCACGACGCCGGCTACCGACGGTCCGGTTCGCTGCATGCGCATGGCGCTTCGTCATGCCGGCATGAATCCCGAAGACATCGACTATCTCAATGCGCACGGCACCTCCACATCTGTGGGCGACGCCAACGAAGTGAAGGCGATCCGCGAGGTTTTCGGCGATCATGCAAAGAAGCTGGTCGTCAACTCCACCAAGTCGATGACCGGGCATCTCCTCGGCGGCGCAGGCGGCATTGAGTCCGTCTTCTCCGTCATGGCGGTTGCCGAACAGGTTTCGCCCCCGACCATCAACCTCGACAAGGTTGATCCGGAGTGCGAAGGAATCGACTTCTGCGCCAATCAGGCGAGAAAGATGACGATCCGCGCTGCGATGAAGAATTCCTTCGGTTTCGGCGGGACGAATTCGACGGTGATTTATAAGCGCTACGAAGCTTGA